One region of Ahniella affigens genomic DNA includes:
- a CDS encoding 2-oxoacid:acceptor oxidoreductase subunit alpha, which yields MNAQLKTHQLQATNDFVVKFANVNGSGSASANELFAKAILRMGVPVSPRNIFPSNIQGLPTWYEIRVTEQGWLGRRGGVDLMVAMNPQTWNQDIKEIEPGGYLFYDNSRPMPASKFRSDITVIGMPLTEICNATYTDPRQRQLFKNIIYVGALSALMDIDPSVIEQLFSEQYKGKEKLLDSNVKALHLGRDYAKQHLGPIGLRVQRSNNVGDRIFVDGNSAAALGCVYGGATVCAWYPITPSSSLAEAFQSYCQKLRVDPETGKNRFAIVQAEDEIASVGMVVGAGWNGARAFTTTSGPGVSLMTEFLGLAYFAEIPITLINVQRGGPSTGMPTRTQQADILSCAYASHGDTKHILLFPEDPKECFDHAAAALDLADRLQTPIFVMTDLDIGMNQRLCAPFDWDDSREYDRGKVMTAEELEAGKDFGRYLDVDGDGIPYRTYPGTHPTKGGYFTRGTTRNAYAQYSEQGPDYLYNMKRLLQKLDTAKTLVPQPVLKAAAKPSRFGVLYFGSTSPAMDEALEALREMNLHIDAMRIRAYPFSQPIVDFINAHDQVFVVEQNRDAQLRGMLINELEFSPKQLPSILHYDGTPITARFITQAIAERMQKAGVG from the coding sequence ATGAACGCGCAACTGAAAACTCACCAACTCCAAGCCACGAACGACTTCGTCGTCAAATTCGCGAACGTCAACGGCTCCGGCTCCGCGTCGGCCAACGAACTGTTCGCCAAAGCCATCCTCCGCATGGGCGTGCCCGTCAGCCCGCGCAACATCTTCCCCTCGAACATCCAAGGCTTGCCGACCTGGTACGAAATCCGCGTGACCGAACAAGGCTGGCTGGGTCGCCGGGGCGGCGTCGATTTGATGGTCGCCATGAACCCGCAGACGTGGAACCAGGACATCAAGGAAATCGAACCCGGCGGTTATCTGTTCTACGACAACTCGCGGCCGATGCCGGCGTCAAAGTTCCGGAGTGACATCACCGTCATTGGCATGCCGCTGACTGAAATCTGCAATGCGACGTATACCGACCCACGGCAACGCCAGCTGTTCAAGAACATCATCTACGTGGGCGCACTGTCGGCGTTGATGGATATCGATCCAAGCGTCATCGAACAGCTGTTCTCTGAGCAATACAAAGGCAAGGAAAAGCTGCTCGACTCAAACGTCAAGGCGCTGCATCTTGGGCGCGACTACGCCAAGCAGCATCTGGGCCCGATTGGTCTGCGCGTGCAACGTTCCAACAACGTGGGCGATCGGATCTTTGTCGATGGCAACTCGGCGGCCGCACTGGGTTGTGTTTACGGTGGGGCCACCGTGTGTGCCTGGTATCCGATCACCCCGTCGAGCTCACTGGCCGAAGCGTTCCAGTCCTATTGTCAGAAGCTGCGCGTCGATCCGGAAACCGGCAAGAACCGCTTTGCGATCGTGCAGGCCGAAGACGAGATTGCGTCGGTCGGAATGGTGGTCGGCGCGGGCTGGAACGGCGCCCGCGCGTTCACGACGACGTCTGGGCCCGGCGTGTCGTTGATGACCGAATTCCTCGGCCTCGCATACTTCGCCGAGATCCCGATCACGCTGATCAATGTGCAGCGCGGTGGCCCGTCCACCGGCATGCCCACACGCACGCAGCAAGCCGATATTCTGTCCTGCGCGTACGCGTCGCATGGCGATACCAAACACATCCTGTTGTTCCCAGAAGACCCGAAGGAGTGCTTCGATCACGCCGCTGCGGCGCTCGATCTCGCCGATCGTCTGCAAACCCCGATCTTCGTCATGACCGATCTCGACATCGGCATGAATCAGCGCCTGTGCGCGCCGTTCGATTGGGACGACAGTCGCGAGTACGACCGCGGCAAAGTGATGACCGCTGAAGAGCTGGAAGCCGGCAAAGACTTCGGCCGCTATCTCGATGTCGATGGCGATGGCATTCCGTACCGCACGTATCCCGGCACGCACCCGACCAAGGGCGGCTACTTCACCCGCGGGACGACGCGCAATGCGTATGCGCAGTATTCGGAGCAGGGCCCGGACTATCTGTACAACATGAAGCGCCTGCTACAGAAGCTCGACACCGCGAAGACGCTGGTGCCGCAGCCCGTGCTGAAGGCTGCAGCAAAGCCGAGTCGCTTTGGCGTGCTGTATTTCGGTTCAACGAGCCCTGCGATGGACGAAGCGCTCGAAGCGCTGCGCGAGATGAACTTGCACATCGATGCGATGCGCATCCGCGCGTATCCGTTCTCACAGCCAATCGTTGATTTCATCAATGCGCATGACCAGGTGTTCGTCGTCGAGCAAAACCGCGATGCCCAACTGCGCGGCATGCTGATCAACGAACTCGAGTTTTCACCGAAGCAGTTGCCGTCGATTCTCCACTACGACGGTACGCCAATTACTGCCCGCTTTATCACGCAGGCGATTGCGGAGCGGATGCAGAAGGCGGGGGTTGGCTGA
- a CDS encoding 2-oxoacid:ferredoxin oxidoreductase subunit beta — MADGRSVASSPLPSPLPLAWKREPISLPRDRGGGPGRGLLASRSHPIPTPRPPNPPQPRDSAMTYLAKPKLHHPSLAQNKVCYTRRDYEGRVSTLCAGCGHDSISAAIIQAAFEMDVEPHRVAKLSGIGCSSKTPDYFLGNSHGFNTVHGRMPSVLTGANLANRSLLYLGVSGDGDSASIGIGQFAHVMRRGVNMVYILENNGVYGLTKGQFSATADQGSKSKKGVVNSDSPIDTVSLALQMGATFVARGFSGDKKQLVPIIKAAIAHPGAAFIDVVSPCVAFNNHPGSTKSYDYVREHNEAVNRIDFIHTKQEIVVDYAEGQVIEVEQHDGTILLLRKLHRDYDPHNKIAAMNYITEHQAKGEVVTGLLYVDNNAKDLHEHLNTVAMPLNTLGAKELSPGRAALEKINQRLR, encoded by the coding sequence TTGGCTGATGGCCGTTCCGTCGCAAGTAGCCCTCTCCCCAGCCCTCTCCCACTCGCGTGGAAGCGGGAGCCAATCTCCCTCCCCCGCGATCGCGGGGGAGGGCCGGGGAGGGGGTTACTTGCCTCACGCTCCCATCCAATACCCACACCGCGACCGCCCAACCCGCCGCAGCCCAGAGACTCAGCCATGACCTATCTCGCCAAACCCAAGCTGCATCACCCGAGCCTCGCGCAAAACAAGGTGTGCTACACCCGGCGCGATTACGAAGGCCGCGTGTCCACACTGTGCGCCGGCTGCGGGCACGATTCGATCTCCGCCGCCATCATCCAGGCCGCGTTCGAGATGGACGTCGAACCACATCGCGTCGCCAAGCTCTCCGGTATCGGTTGCAGCTCCAAGACGCCTGATTACTTCCTCGGCAATTCGCACGGCTTCAATACCGTGCATGGCCGCATGCCGAGCGTCTTGACCGGCGCGAATCTCGCGAACCGCAGCCTGCTGTATCTCGGCGTCTCCGGCGATGGCGACTCCGCATCGATCGGCATCGGCCAATTCGCCCACGTCATGCGTCGCGGCGTCAACATGGTCTATATCCTGGAGAACAACGGCGTTTACGGCCTGACCAAAGGCCAGTTCTCCGCCACCGCTGACCAGGGCAGCAAGTCGAAGAAGGGCGTCGTCAATTCCGATTCGCCGATCGACACGGTGAGCCTCGCATTGCAAATGGGTGCGACATTCGTCGCCCGCGGTTTCTCTGGCGACAAGAAGCAACTCGTACCGATCATCAAAGCCGCGATCGCCCACCCCGGCGCCGCGTTCATCGATGTGGTCAGCCCGTGCGTGGCGTTCAACAACCACCCCGGCAGCACCAAGAGCTACGACTACGTCCGCGAACACAACGAAGCCGTCAACCGCATCGACTTCATCCACACCAAGCAAGAAATTGTCGTCGACTACGCCGAAGGCCAAGTCATCGAAGTCGAACAACACGACGGCACCATCCTGCTCCTCAGAAAACTCCACCGCGACTACGACCCCCACAATAAGATTGCCGCGATGAATTACATCACCGAGCATCAGGCGAAGGGGGAGGTGGTGACGGGGTTGCTGTATGTCGACAACAACGCGAAGGATTTGCACGAACACCTGAATACGGTGGCGATGCCGCTGAATACGCTGGGGGCGAAGGAGTTGTCACCGGGGCGGGCGGCGTTGGAGAAGATTAATCAGCGGTTGCGCTAA